From a single Pseudalkalibacillus hwajinpoensis genomic region:
- a CDS encoding histidinol-phosphatase — protein MKFDYHTHHERCGHAEATIEDYIQAAIKNDLQMIGISDHSPFFASEEDRAMPRIAMAKSEFSLYVEEVLKLKEKYRGKIEVLLGVESDFFREHYPLYKSIYDQYPFDYIIGSVHFSNEANIFDKRRWENVTEEDVRKQKEHYYKLIVESAESGVFDILGHIDAMKGFYPDFTNVHTPEVEKALKRLGEVEATIEINTSGKHKDCGGWYPANDMLELACHYGVGVTFGSDAHWPSRVGEEFEEVSAKLKEIGFRNWTVFRERKKEFVGL, from the coding sequence ATGAAATTCGATTACCATACGCACCATGAGCGCTGCGGTCATGCAGAAGCAACAATTGAGGATTACATACAGGCAGCAATTAAAAATGATCTGCAGATGATTGGCATCTCAGACCACTCGCCATTCTTTGCAAGCGAGGAAGATCGTGCGATGCCACGCATAGCTATGGCGAAAAGTGAATTCTCGTTATATGTTGAGGAAGTGCTAAAGCTTAAGGAAAAGTATCGCGGGAAAATTGAGGTGTTGCTTGGGGTAGAATCAGACTTTTTCAGAGAGCATTATCCGCTATACAAAAGCATTTACGACCAGTATCCCTTTGACTATATAATCGGATCAGTTCATTTTAGTAATGAAGCAAATATATTTGATAAAAGGCGCTGGGAGAACGTGACTGAAGAAGACGTTCGAAAGCAGAAGGAGCACTATTACAAATTAATTGTAGAATCAGCTGAAAGTGGTGTATTTGATATTCTCGGTCATATTGATGCGATGAAAGGATTTTATCCGGACTTTACAAACGTGCATACACCAGAAGTTGAGAAAGCACTAAAGCGACTTGGTGAAGTAGAAGCAACCATTGAAATTAATACTTCTGGAAAGCATAAAGACTGTGGTGGCTGGTATCCTGCGAATGACATGCTTGAATTGGCCTGCCATTATGGTGTAGGAGTTACGTTTGGATCTGACGCCCACTGGCCATCCCGAGTTGGGGAGGAGTTTGAAGAAGTGAGCGCTAAGTTGAAGGAGATTGGATTTAGGAATTGGACTGTATTTAGAGAGCGGAAGAAGGAGTTTGTTGGGTTGTAG
- a CDS encoding GNAT family N-acetyltransferase has protein sequence MYIRNRIKEKDDSTLVSICTQNFEIPSSKIENILNQAHEVLIVCEPNGKIAGFLSYRLRINHMVLVDYVVLDHSVQGKGIARKLLPAFESYVMKQGITTVYGMVDKENQQGIESFKRLGFETKGSFLTNYIIEKKLDQVKEITSNNLHLNVRKLSPVPKLGNR, from the coding sequence ATGTATATTCGTAATCGCATTAAGGAAAAGGACGATTCAACGTTAGTTTCTATATGCACACAGAATTTTGAAATACCCTCAAGTAAGATTGAGAATATCCTGAACCAGGCACACGAAGTCCTTATTGTTTGTGAACCAAATGGAAAAATAGCGGGGTTCCTTAGTTATCGTTTGAGAATTAACCATATGGTACTAGTTGATTATGTTGTTCTCGATCATAGTGTTCAAGGAAAAGGCATTGCACGGAAATTGTTACCAGCTTTCGAAAGCTACGTCATGAAACAGGGAATTACAACTGTCTATGGAATGGTGGACAAAGAGAACCAACAGGGGATTGAAAGCTTTAAAAGGTTAGGATTCGAAACAAAGGGCAGTTTCTTAACAAACTATATCATTGAAAAGAAATTGGATCAGGTGAAAGAAATCACTTCCAATAATCTTCACCTCAATGTAAGAAAACTTTCTCCAGTTCCTAAATTAGGGAATAGGTAA
- a CDS encoding acyl-CoA thioesterase, translating into MLRDYRFFHPIRVRYSEIDGQKIVFNSHYSTYLDIATTEYFREIIGDQMGELAEKRAFDPVLKKITIEFVQPAKLDDIVQVYCRVKKVGNSSFQLEHTITRGGEILVEAEVVQVNYDPRTGNSQPIPQEIKQKLAIFEDLTI; encoded by the coding sequence ATGCTTCGAGACTATCGATTTTTCCACCCGATTCGCGTCCGGTATTCTGAAATTGATGGACAGAAAATCGTCTTCAACTCGCACTACTCCACTTATCTAGATATTGCCACAACAGAATATTTTCGAGAAATCATAGGAGACCAAATGGGTGAGCTAGCAGAGAAACGCGCATTTGACCCTGTCTTAAAAAAAATCACAATTGAATTCGTCCAACCTGCAAAATTGGATGACATTGTTCAAGTTTATTGTCGTGTGAAAAAAGTTGGAAACTCGAGTTTCCAACTCGAACATACGATTACGAGAGGAGGAGAAATTCTTGTTGAGGCAGAAGTTGTGCAAGTGAATTACGATCCACGAACGGGAAATTCTCAGCCAATCCCCCAAGAGATTAAGCAAAAACTTGCTATTTTTGAAGATCTTACAATTTAA
- a CDS encoding ROK family transcriptional regulator — protein sequence MTLNHTWNQHVVKRGNKSIVLQIITENTPISRANIAKTTGLNKSTVSSLVSELLTENLIYESGPGESSGGRRPVMLFFNELAGFSIGIDLGVNYMLGILTDLNGNIVKEEKVNFNDLSYKKIENQLLTMIKSLSANTPSCRYGVVGIGIGVPGIVNKEGEILLAPNLGWKNVNLKAIVENEFNIPVIIENEANSGAYGEKKFGAGQPFDNLVYVSAGIGIGVGLILNGELYKGNDGFSGEMGHMTINTNGPECRCGNQGCWELYASEKALLNRADELQLTPPKGKELCLEELIKMARTDHCSSELFEEIGTYLGIGINNIINTFNPEQVIIGNRLASAKEWLGTPVNTHVKKRTQPFQQKDLRIDFSEHSTHSSALGVVAFTVENFLQIDLVS from the coding sequence ATGACCCTTAACCATACCTGGAACCAACATGTCGTTAAAAGAGGAAATAAATCGATTGTGCTTCAGATCATCACAGAAAATACACCTATTTCCAGAGCAAATATAGCAAAAACCACCGGCTTAAACAAAAGCACCGTCTCCTCCCTTGTCAGTGAATTACTTACAGAAAATTTAATTTATGAATCAGGTCCTGGTGAATCAAGCGGTGGTAGAAGGCCTGTCATGCTATTCTTCAATGAACTTGCTGGCTTTTCCATTGGAATTGACTTAGGTGTCAACTATATGCTCGGCATTTTAACAGATCTTAACGGAAATATTGTTAAGGAAGAAAAAGTAAATTTTAATGATTTAAGCTATAAAAAAATAGAAAATCAGCTCTTAACGATGATTAAAAGCCTTTCAGCAAATACGCCTTCATGTCGATATGGCGTTGTTGGAATCGGAATTGGTGTTCCTGGCATTGTTAATAAAGAAGGAGAAATTTTGTTGGCACCAAACCTTGGCTGGAAAAATGTGAACTTGAAAGCGATCGTTGAGAATGAATTTAATATCCCAGTCATTATTGAAAATGAAGCGAATTCAGGAGCGTACGGTGAAAAGAAGTTTGGTGCTGGTCAGCCATTTGACAACCTCGTTTACGTTAGTGCCGGTATAGGTATTGGCGTTGGGTTGATTTTAAATGGGGAGCTCTACAAGGGGAATGACGGATTTTCGGGTGAAATGGGCCATATGACGATTAATACAAACGGCCCCGAATGTCGCTGTGGCAATCAAGGATGCTGGGAGCTATACGCTTCCGAAAAAGCCCTGCTTAACAGAGCTGATGAACTTCAATTGACCCCACCAAAAGGCAAAGAGCTCTGTTTAGAAGAGTTGATTAAGATGGCACGGACCGATCATTGTTCATCCGAATTGTTTGAAGAGATTGGAACTTATTTAGGCATAGGAATTAACAACATCATCAATACATTTAATCCAGAGCAAGTGATTATTGGAAACCGTCTAGCTTCCGCTAAAGAATGGCTCGGAACTCCTGTTAACACCCATGTTAAGAAACGCACACAGCCCTTCCAACAAAAAGACTTACGAATCGATTTCTCAGAGCATTCTACTCATTCTTCCGCTCTTGGTGTTGTAGCTTTTACAGTTGAAAACTTTCTGCAAATTGATTTAGTTAGCTAA
- a CDS encoding 2-hydroxyacid dehydrogenase codes for MKPKVYITRKLPGAIIQQIQEKCDVRMWEEEEVPVPREVLEEEIKKVEGLLCLLTEQIDRSLLEQADNLRVVANMAVGYNNIEIDEAKERGIIVTNTPGVLTETTADLTFSLLMATARRIPEASDYLRNGKWETWSPMQLTGQDIHGATLGVIGLGRIGEAVAKRAKGFDMKVLYHNRSRSQDAEKELEIKYVELEELLKESDFVCVLTPFTPETENMIGHEQLALMKKSAILINTARGGIVNEDALYEALSNGEIWAAGLDVFKEEPVSLDHPLLTLPNLVTLPHIGSASIATRMKMADLAATNLLKVLEGEDAPNNVT; via the coding sequence TTGAAACCAAAAGTCTATATCACACGAAAATTACCAGGTGCAATTATCCAACAAATTCAAGAGAAATGTGATGTTCGAATGTGGGAGGAGGAAGAGGTACCGGTTCCGAGAGAAGTCCTGGAGGAGGAAATAAAAAAGGTCGAGGGGTTACTATGCTTGTTGACAGAGCAAATTGATCGCTCATTGCTAGAGCAGGCTGATAATCTGCGGGTGGTGGCGAATATGGCTGTTGGTTATAACAATATTGAGATTGATGAAGCGAAAGAAAGAGGGATCATTGTTACTAATACGCCAGGCGTTCTTACGGAAACAACGGCTGACCTCACTTTTTCATTATTAATGGCCACCGCTCGTCGTATCCCGGAGGCTTCTGATTATTTGAGGAACGGAAAATGGGAAACATGGTCACCGATGCAGCTGACAGGTCAGGATATACATGGTGCCACGCTCGGGGTCATCGGCTTAGGAAGAATTGGTGAAGCTGTTGCGAAAAGAGCGAAAGGGTTTGATATGAAGGTGCTGTACCATAATCGCAGCAGAAGTCAGGATGCCGAAAAAGAATTAGAGATTAAATATGTAGAGCTTGAGGAGCTTTTAAAGGAGTCAGATTTTGTATGTGTTTTAACGCCTTTTACTCCCGAAACAGAAAATATGATTGGTCATGAACAGCTGGCATTGATGAAGAAAAGCGCGATTCTGATTAATACGGCGAGAGGAGGCATTGTGAACGAGGATGCGTTGTATGAGGCACTATCTAATGGGGAGATCTGGGCAGCTGGCTTGGATGTTTTCAAGGAAGAACCTGTTTCCCTCGACCATCCACTATTAACTCTCCCGAATCTTGTAACCCTGCCACACATCGGTAGCGCTAGTATTGCGACAAGAATGAAAATGGCTGATCTCGCTGCAACGAATTTATTGAAAGTGTTGGAAGGAGAAGATGCTCCTAATAACGTGACATAA
- a CDS encoding ankyrin repeat domain-containing protein — protein MKNKLFFLVPLFLLTAACSENHSYEKNADPGMEASAEEEVVASNLSDEEYLWELLHRESLDEETFKEIEQLFTDGVDVETTNKEGLTPITYAVMNGKNELVEFLLKSGAVRPLEEDQGDNDLLLEIASEQENYEVVDMLLKMGAHFEMGNEQMLIKAVQEEEIVTSK, from the coding sequence ATGAAAAACAAGCTGTTTTTCTTAGTACCGCTTTTCCTTTTAACGGCTGCCTGTTCTGAAAATCATTCATATGAAAAGAATGCGGATCCAGGAATGGAAGCAAGTGCAGAAGAAGAGGTTGTAGCGTCAAATCTGAGTGATGAAGAATATCTATGGGAATTGTTACATAGGGAGAGCTTAGACGAAGAGACCTTTAAAGAAATAGAGCAATTGTTCACGGATGGTGTAGACGTTGAAACAACAAACAAAGAGGGGCTTACGCCGATTACTTATGCAGTTATGAATGGGAAGAACGAATTGGTGGAATTTCTTCTAAAATCCGGTGCGGTCAGGCCACTTGAAGAAGATCAAGGAGATAACGACTTGCTTCTTGAAATTGCATCGGAGCAAGAGAATTACGAGGTCGTTGATATGCTTTTGAAAATGGGTGCTCATTTTGAGATGGGTAACGAGCAGATGTTAATAAAAGCGGTACAGGAGGAGGAGATAGTAACATCGAAATGA
- a CDS encoding DUF2620 domain-containing protein yields the protein MKIVIGGQVDKKEVEALVKEHGPEGIETSIKSDVEAAMAIKTGQADYYVGACHTGGGGALAMAIAIVGKASCETVSMPGRKPNEEKIQLAVQEGKKAFGFTADHKEAAVPMIMRAIKAQ from the coding sequence ATGAAGATTGTAATAGGTGGTCAGGTTGATAAAAAAGAAGTAGAAGCACTTGTGAAGGAACACGGACCTGAGGGGATAGAAACCTCGATTAAGTCAGATGTAGAAGCGGCGATGGCGATAAAAACTGGACAGGCAGATTATTATGTTGGTGCATGCCACACTGGTGGAGGCGGTGCGCTTGCGATGGCAATTGCAATTGTTGGCAAGGCAAGCTGCGAGACTGTTTCGATGCCAGGTCGAAAGCCAAATGAAGAGAAAATTCAGCTGGCAGTTCAGGAGGGAAAGAAAGCATTTGGTTTTACAGCGGATCATAAAGAAGCGGCTGTGCCAATGATTATGAGAGCAATTAAAGCGCAGTAA
- the xylE gene encoding D-xylose transporter XylE: MKLNNKAYIVLITLVATLGGLLFGYDTAVISGAEGSLQTFFSDHLHLSSLVHGLTVSSALIGCIIGGLLSGYFSKKIGRKYSLILAAILFLLSALGSAYPEFLFFSYGEDPTYSLLLMFNFYRIIGGIGVGLASAVAPMYIGEIAPSNIRGTLVSLNQFAIIFGMLVVYFVNWGIAKGQPMEWMNDLGWRYMFASEAIPAILFLLLLFTVPKTPRYLVSINKIEEAFAILSKIHDQTMAKATLYEIKNSFDTNKARLFAFGKTIVFVGILLSIFQQFVGINVALYYAPRIFESMGAARDASMVQTIIMGLVNVIFTIIAILTVDKWGRKPLLIVGSIGMTIGMFGVAGMAFSGIIGIATLVFIIIYTASFMMSWGPIVWVLISEIFPNKIRGQAVAIAVAAQWAANYFISSTYPMMMELSGGLTYSFYGIMSILSAIFVWKFVPETKGKSLEELEMLLRKKDNQDKKLA, from the coding sequence ATGAAACTAAATAACAAAGCTTACATCGTTTTAATCACGCTTGTCGCAACTCTAGGAGGTCTTTTATTCGGGTACGACACGGCAGTGATTTCAGGAGCAGAAGGATCTCTACAAACGTTCTTTTCTGATCATTTACACCTTAGCTCACTGGTTCACGGACTCACTGTATCCAGCGCCTTAATTGGTTGTATTATTGGTGGATTGTTATCCGGTTACTTCTCGAAGAAAATTGGTAGAAAGTACTCCCTTATTCTGGCAGCTATCTTATTTTTGTTATCAGCTCTTGGCTCAGCTTATCCTGAATTTTTGTTTTTCAGTTATGGAGAAGATCCAACTTATTCTTTGCTACTTATGTTTAACTTTTATAGGATTATTGGTGGTATTGGAGTTGGTTTGGCTTCAGCTGTTGCCCCAATGTATATCGGGGAAATCGCTCCTTCTAACATAAGAGGAACCCTGGTATCACTGAACCAATTCGCTATCATTTTCGGAATGCTTGTGGTGTACTTCGTCAACTGGGGTATCGCTAAAGGACAACCGATGGAGTGGATGAACGATTTAGGATGGCGGTATATGTTTGCTTCAGAAGCAATACCGGCTATTTTATTCTTATTACTACTCTTTACTGTTCCAAAGACACCAAGGTATTTAGTTTCAATCAATAAAATTGAGGAAGCGTTCGCCATCCTTTCAAAGATTCATGACCAGACGATGGCAAAGGCCACGCTATATGAGATTAAGAACTCTTTTGATACCAATAAAGCAAGACTTTTTGCTTTTGGAAAAACGATTGTATTTGTAGGTATTTTGTTATCCATTTTCCAACAGTTTGTCGGGATAAATGTAGCTCTCTATTATGCGCCACGAATCTTTGAAAGCATGGGAGCAGCAAGAGATGCATCGATGGTCCAGACGATTATCATGGGCCTTGTTAATGTCATCTTTACGATTATCGCGATCTTAACGGTAGATAAATGGGGCAGAAAACCTCTTCTAATTGTAGGATCGATCGGTATGACAATAGGAATGTTTGGAGTAGCTGGAATGGCTTTCTCTGGAATTATTGGCATCGCCACATTAGTTTTCATCATTATTTATACGGCATCATTTATGATGTCCTGGGGACCAATCGTTTGGGTCTTAATTTCTGAAATTTTCCCGAATAAGATTAGGGGACAAGCCGTCGCGATCGCTGTTGCGGCACAGTGGGCGGCTAACTACTTTATTTCTTCCACCTATCCGATGATGATGGAATTGAGCGGTGGTCTTACCTACTCTTTTTATGGCATTATGAGTATTCTATCTGCCATCTTTGTATGGAAGTTTGTGCCTGAAACAAAGGGTAAATCATTAGAAGAATTAGAAATGCTTTTAAGAAAAAAGGACAACCAGGATAAGAAGTTGGCATAA
- the yhfZ gene encoding GntR family transcriptional regulator YhfZ, producing the protein MEGKWEKLYSKNGLAARRIAAKLLSIEPGSRIPRVSDFVTETSLGRGTIQAALRLLEEIEAIHLEARGHLGTFLIRTNRELLWDIAGLGSVMGAMPLPYSRKYEGLATGLVQVLENMKIPFNLAFMRGSLNRIEALKAGRYDFVIVSKLAAELAVQEDDRIEIVKTFGNNSYVSGHEVFFADSKVQHIQKGMRVGIDYSSADQHLLTEHEVEGIDVELVEVNYMQLMEMLKNNEIDAAIWNKDEMTYSDGLGKGSFRSEKAREISRKVNEASMLLHKDRPELREALITLPVLDVNDLQGQVEESKIYPRY; encoded by the coding sequence ATGGAAGGCAAATGGGAGAAATTATACAGCAAGAATGGGCTTGCAGCCAGGAGAATTGCTGCTAAGCTTTTATCGATCGAGCCAGGAAGCCGGATTCCTCGCGTAAGTGATTTTGTTACAGAGACTTCACTTGGAAGGGGGACGATTCAGGCAGCACTTCGTTTACTTGAGGAAATTGAAGCAATTCACCTTGAAGCAAGGGGGCATCTTGGGACTTTCCTGATCAGAACGAATCGGGAGCTTCTCTGGGATATTGCCGGACTTGGCTCTGTTATGGGAGCGATGCCCTTACCGTATTCAAGAAAATATGAGGGGCTTGCTACCGGATTAGTACAGGTGCTAGAGAACATGAAGATTCCTTTCAATCTAGCGTTTATGCGCGGTTCATTGAATCGAATTGAAGCGTTAAAGGCAGGGCGATATGATTTTGTGATTGTATCAAAACTTGCAGCTGAACTTGCTGTTCAAGAGGATGACCGTATCGAAATTGTGAAGACGTTTGGGAACAACTCGTATGTGTCTGGACATGAAGTCTTTTTTGCAGATTCAAAGGTCCAGCATATCCAAAAAGGGATGAGAGTTGGAATTGATTACTCCTCTGCTGATCAGCATCTGTTAACAGAGCATGAAGTGGAAGGTATTGACGTCGAGTTAGTTGAAGTGAACTATATGCAGCTAATGGAAATGCTTAAAAACAATGAAATTGATGCTGCGATTTGGAACAAGGATGAGATGACTTACTCTGATGGGTTGGGGAAAGGATCCTTCCGTTCAGAAAAAGCTCGAGAAATTAGTAGAAAAGTGAATGAGGCTTCTATGTTGCTTCATAAGGACCGTCCGGAACTCCGCGAAGCGTTAATTACTTTGCCTGTGCTTGATGTAAACGATCTTCAAGGGCAAGTTGAAGAAAGTAAGATCTATCCAAGGTATTAA
- a CDS encoding aldose epimerase family protein codes for MKISSRKFGELQGNDVSLYTLINENGMEVSCLDYGCIITKILTPDAEGSIENIVLGFDELEDYLNYSPYFGSVIGRVGGRIAKGQFELNGETYELPKNDGENHLHGGPNGFDKVIWRAQEIDRKDEVGLEFSYISADGEEGYPGKLDVTVTYLLTNDNELVISYTGVSDRDTLVNLTNHTYFNLSGNLKETIVDHELVMKSNQFLELNEELIPTGNQVNVTDTSFDFRNGSRIAEGIKSSYSQNVLVGNGYDHPFMLNETNNNEIILSEPISGRQLIIETTEPCVVLYTGNNIPENFNIRDVPSEKYLGMCLETQAPPDAINHADFPSIILEKGKQYTTKTSYKFGVMK; via the coding sequence TTGAAAATCTCGAGTAGGAAATTCGGAGAGCTGCAGGGTAATGATGTCTCACTCTATACACTGATCAATGAGAATGGTATGGAGGTAAGTTGTTTAGATTACGGATGTATTATTACTAAAATCCTAACTCCAGATGCTGAAGGCTCAATAGAAAATATTGTGTTAGGATTTGATGAGCTGGAGGATTACCTTAATTATTCTCCCTATTTTGGATCAGTTATTGGACGAGTAGGTGGGAGAATAGCGAAGGGGCAGTTTGAGTTGAATGGAGAAACATATGAACTACCTAAGAATGATGGTGAAAATCATCTGCATGGGGGTCCAAATGGATTTGATAAAGTGATCTGGAGGGCACAGGAGATTGATCGTAAAGATGAAGTTGGACTTGAGTTCTCTTATATAAGTGCAGATGGGGAAGAAGGGTACCCTGGGAAGTTAGATGTCACTGTTACATATCTATTAACCAATGACAACGAACTGGTCATTTCGTATACGGGTGTTTCTGACCGAGATACTTTAGTGAATCTCACCAATCACACCTATTTCAATTTAAGTGGTAACTTGAAGGAAACAATTGTGGATCATGAGTTAGTGATGAAAAGCAATCAATTTCTTGAGCTAAACGAAGAGCTAATTCCAACAGGAAATCAGGTGAATGTGACCGATACTTCCTTTGATTTTAGAAACGGAAGTAGAATTGCAGAAGGGATTAAATCCTCTTATTCTCAGAATGTACTAGTGGGGAATGGGTATGATCACCCATTCATGTTAAATGAAACGAATAATAATGAGATTATTTTAAGCGAACCTATTAGTGGGCGACAACTTATCATCGAGACTACAGAACCATGCGTTGTGCTATATACGGGAAACAATATTCCGGAAAATTTTAATATAAGGGACGTCCCGTCAGAAAAATATTTAGGAATGTGTCTCGAAACACAGGCACCACCAGATGCCATCAATCATGCCGATTTTCCTTCTATTATTCTTGAAAAAGGAAAGCAGTATACTACCAAAACAAGTTATAAATTTGGTGTGATGAAATAA
- a CDS encoding PRD domain-containing protein, which produces MTTIKERLEILKAGDVISADASVIAEKAVQRLTRQAGSTLPQNKVEMLVTHLATALTRISRGEIIDSPPDQLVVEVEKSDQINEAVKEITWVQSMWNEKIPESELSFLKIHYVSIFQEMK; this is translated from the coding sequence ATGACAACGATTAAAGAGAGGTTGGAAATTCTGAAAGCTGGTGACGTCATTAGTGCAGATGCCTCTGTAATAGCAGAGAAAGCTGTACAAAGATTAACTAGACAAGCAGGAAGCACCCTTCCCCAAAATAAGGTGGAAATGCTTGTCACTCACCTGGCAACAGCGCTTACTCGTATTTCGCGTGGTGAAATCATTGATAGTCCACCAGATCAACTAGTTGTAGAGGTTGAGAAATCTGATCAAATTAATGAAGCTGTAAAGGAAATTACCTGGGTGCAGTCAATGTGGAATGAGAAAATTCCAGAGTCAGAGCTATCTTTTCTTAAAATACACTATGTATCTATTTTTCAAGAAATGAAATAG
- a CDS encoding transposase: MVRKSRVWLPNHFYHIVSCGNRKDVLFQDDQDYRTFLYILQKVFETHPFEIASYCLMNNHFHLQLRSKEHPISKIMSLINKRYADYFNGRYDLSGHVFEKRYFDEPLNTPANMLEVSRYIHLNPVKAALVMSPEDYLWSSYRFYFSRESLLLPFMNLSPLVEGYPGTAIQKRSHYCNFVNAKRKEADQLLH, from the coding sequence GTGGTAAGAAAATCGCGCGTTTGGCTCCCGAATCACTTTTATCACATTGTTAGTTGTGGCAACCGGAAAGATGTCTTGTTCCAAGACGACCAGGACTATCGAACTTTCCTTTACATTCTTCAGAAAGTCTTCGAAACACATCCGTTTGAAATAGCCTCTTACTGTTTGATGAACAACCACTTTCACCTTCAGCTACGCTCGAAAGAGCACCCCATTTCGAAAATCATGTCTCTCATAAATAAACGCTATGCAGACTACTTCAATGGTCGCTACGATTTATCAGGTCACGTTTTTGAAAAACGTTATTTTGATGAGCCTCTCAATACCCCTGCAAATATGCTTGAAGTTAGCCGTTACATTCACCTCAATCCAGTAAAAGCAGCACTCGTAATGAGTCCAGAGGATTACCTGTGGTCCAGTTATCGGTTCTATTTTTCAAGAGAATCGCTGCTTTTACCATTTATGAATTTATCACCGCTAGTGGAAGGGTATCCGGGTACAGCGATTCAGAAGCGAAGCCATTATTGTAACTTTGTGAATGCGAAGAGAAAGGAGGCAGATCAATTACTGCATTAG